From Apium graveolens cultivar Ventura chromosome 9, ASM990537v1, whole genome shotgun sequence, the proteins below share one genomic window:
- the LOC141684770 gene encoding arogenate dehydrogenase 2, chloroplastic-like, whose protein sequence is MISLRPQPHTGVSPDDCRHLSLPPFSRLSRLSLPNLSHNRPSPRLLIRAIDAAQPFDYESHLSQRFTKSTKLKIAIVGFGNFGQFLAKTIVNQGHTVLAHSRSDYSEIAAQLKVSFFKDADDLCEQHPDVILLCTSIISTEFVLRSLPLQRLKRNTLFVDVLSVKEFPKSLFLQILPQDFDILCTHPMFGPESGKESWKGLSFVYDKVRIGNVEGRELRCERFLDIFKNEGCRMVGMSCTEHDRHAAESQFITHTMGRVLEKLNLDSTPINTKGYETLLNLVENTASDSFDLYYGLFMYNKNAMEQLERLDLAFESLKTELFGHLHDVLRKQLFGKAEEGVERPVDRILLPELPQNGRLLSIHSENANKEGS, encoded by the coding sequence ATGATTTCTCTCCGGCCACAACCACACACAGGCGTTTCACCCGATGACTGCCGCCACCTTTCTCTCCCGCCTTTCTCTCGTCTCTCTCGTCTATCTCTCCCAAATCTCTCCCATAACCGCCCCTCTCCCCGCCTCCTAATCCGCGCCATCGACGCCGCCCAGCCATTCGACTACGAGTCGCATCTCTCCCAACGCTTCACCAAGTCCACTAAACTCAAAATCGCCATCGTGGGCTTCGGTAATTTCGGCCAATTCTTAGCCAAGACAATCGTGAATCAGGGTCACACTGTTCTTGCTCACTCTCGCTCAGATTACTCTGAAatagctgctcaacttaaggTATCTTTCTTTAAAGATGCCGATGATCTTTGTGAACAACACCCTGATGTTATTTTGTTATGTACTTCTATTATTTCTACTGAATTTGTGTTAAGGTCATTGCCTTTACAGAGATTAAAAAGAAATACCCTTTTTGTTGATGTGCTTTCTGTTAAGGAGTTTCCCAAAAGTTTGTTTCTACAAATTTTACCTCAAGATTTTGATATTTTGTGTACTCACCCGATGTTCGGGCCCGAGAGTGGGAAAGAGAGTTGGAAAGGGTTGTCATTTGTGTATGATAAGGTTAGGATTGGGAATGTGGAGGGGAGGGAATTACGGTGTGAGAGGTTTCTTGATATTTTCAAGAATGAGGGGTGTAGGATGGTGGGAATGAGTTGTACTGAGCATGATAGACATGCTGCGGAATCGCAGTTTATAACCCATACGATGGGGAGGGTTTTGGAGAAGTTGAATTTGGATAGTACGCCGATTAATACTAAAGGGTACGAGACGTTGTTGAATTTGGTGGAGAATACGGCGAGTGATAGTTTTGATTTGTATTATGGGTTGTTTATGTATAATAAGAATGCAATGGAACAGTTGGAGAGGTTGGATTTGGCATTTGAGTCGTTGAAGACGGAGTTGTTTGGGCATTTACATGATGTGTTGAGGAAACAGTTGTTTGGGAAAGCGGAGGAGGGAGTGGAGAGACCCGTTGACAGAATTCTGCTGCCGGAGTTGCCTCAGAATGGGAGGTTATTGTCTATTCATTCAGAAAATGCAAATAAAGAAGGAAGCTAA